One window of the Eucalyptus grandis isolate ANBG69807.140 chromosome 8, ASM1654582v1, whole genome shotgun sequence genome contains the following:
- the LOC120287440 gene encoding salicylate carboxymethyltransferase-like: protein MLTQQFPVKGGMGETSYANNSLLQRKVISMTKPITEAAITAFFSTIAATMPASLTIADLGCSCGPNTLFAVSEIISIMIDLCNAKKHKLPEFQVFLNDLPGNDFNTLFSSFLPRFQEKLSEEMKSKYGASAALACFFNGVPGSFCGRLFAQESLHFIHSSSSLHWLSQVPRGLEENKGNISMSRSSPPSVLRAYYEQFQRDFSTFLECRGQELVMGGRMVLTLLGRRSDDPSSEEYRQFWELLAIDLNEMVTEGLIEEEKLDSFNVPYYPPSPKEVRREVEKQGPFSIDCLEVFEVNRDVFETDFDPNVVSEEAADKMVGCLRAIAEPLLVYHFSEEIINEVFKRFRAKLGDRLSMEKIALVNIIISLKKIT from the exons ATGCTTACGCAACAATTCCCCGTGAAAGGAGGAATGGGAGAAACAAGTTATGCTAACAACTCATTACTTCAG agAAAGGTGATATCGATGACAAAGCCTATAACAGAGGCAGCCATCACAGCTTTCTTCTCCACTATCGCTGCTACCATGCCGGCAAGCCTCACCATCGCAGACTTGGGCTGTTCCTGTGGCCCCAACACTCTTTTCGCCGTGTCTGAGATCATAAGCATCATGATCGATCTCTGCAATGCGAAGAAGCACAAGCTACCGGAGTTCCAAGTGTTCTTGAATGATCTCCCAGGGAATGACTTCAACACcctcttcagcagcttcttgCCGAGATTCCAAGAGAAGCTAAGTGAGGAAATGAAGAGCAAGTATGGAGCGTCAGCGGCGTTGGCATGCTTCTTCAATGGCGTTCCCGGTTCGTTCTGTGGGAGATTGTTTGCTCAGGAGAGTCTGCACTTCATTCATTCTTCCTCCAGCCTCCATTGGCTGTCCCAG gtTCCAAGAGGGCTAGAGGAAAACAAAGGCAACATATCCATGTCAAGATCAAGCCCTCCGAGTGTGCTTAGGGCATATTATGAGCAATTCCAAAGGGACTTCTCAACTTTCTTGGAGTGTCGTGGGCAAGAGTTGGTAATGGGAGGGCGTATGGTTTTGACCCTCCTGGGTCGAAGAAGCGACGATCCTTCAAGTGAAGAGTATCGCCAATTTTGGGAGCTCTTAGCTATTGATCTCAATGAGATGGTCACCGAA GGACTcatagaagaagagaaactgGACTCCTTCAATGTCCCTTATTACCCACCCTCACCAAAAGAAGTACGCCGGGAGGTCGAAAAGCAAGGGCCATTCTCAATCGATTGCTTGGAGGTGTTCGAAGTGAACCGGGATGTATTTGAGACCGATTTTGACCCTAATGTTGTCTCAGAGGAAGCGGCAGACAAAATGGTCGGGTGCCTAAGAGCTATAGCCGAGCCCTTGCTCGTTTATCACTTTAGTGAAGAGATCATCAATGAGGTTTTCAAGAGGTTTAGGGCTAAACTTGGCGACCGCTTGTCCATGGAAAAGATTGCATTGGTCAACATCATCATTTCGCTAAAGAAAATTACCTAG